One Microbacterium trichothecenolyticum DNA window includes the following coding sequences:
- a CDS encoding DMT family transporter gives MASGSSPSPVSIAVQFVLTGIVWGSSFLFIAIALDGMTPAQVAGGRLLFGALALAAIVAIRRERLPRGRRIWGHLCVLSLTFCVVPFLLFAWAEQHVSSGLASIFNATTPIMTAVMAWAVFRVEKLHLGQLVGIAIGIVGVVVIIAPGAVSDIGESTVAQLALLGATACYGFTLAYMRRFLGDSGLSGIAFAFGYIAPAAAFMVLLSPLILAEPMRLSTPVVLSIVALGVLGTGIAYVWNQNTLKAWGPTRASTVTYITPVVGVALGILVLGERISWNEPVGAAVVFLGILLVQQRLRLRRGTGV, from the coding sequence GTGGCATCCGGATCCTCCCCCTCACCCGTCTCCATCGCCGTGCAGTTCGTGCTCACGGGCATCGTGTGGGGGTCGAGCTTTCTCTTCATCGCGATCGCGCTGGACGGGATGACCCCGGCGCAGGTCGCCGGCGGTCGCCTGCTCTTCGGCGCGCTCGCACTCGCGGCGATCGTGGCCATCCGCCGCGAGCGTCTCCCCCGCGGGCGGCGGATCTGGGGCCACCTCTGCGTGCTCTCCCTGACGTTCTGCGTGGTGCCGTTCCTGCTGTTCGCGTGGGCCGAGCAGCACGTGTCGTCGGGGCTGGCGAGCATCTTCAACGCGACGACGCCGATCATGACCGCCGTCATGGCGTGGGCGGTCTTCCGCGTCGAGAAGCTGCACCTCGGTCAGCTCGTCGGCATCGCGATCGGGATCGTCGGCGTCGTCGTCATCATCGCCCCGGGGGCGGTGTCCGACATCGGAGAGAGCACCGTCGCCCAGCTCGCCCTGCTCGGCGCGACCGCCTGCTACGGGTTCACCCTCGCCTACATGCGGCGGTTCCTCGGCGACAGCGGGCTGTCCGGCATCGCGTTCGCGTTCGGCTACATCGCCCCCGCCGCAGCGTTCATGGTGCTGCTGTCGCCGCTGATCCTCGCCGAGCCGATGCGACTGAGCACGCCCGTCGTCCTCAGCATCGTGGCGCTCGGCGTTCTCGGCACGGGCATCGCCTACGTCTGGAACCAGAACACCTTGAAGGCCTGGGGCCCGACCCGAGCCTCGACCGTCACGTACATCACGCCGGTCGTGGGCGTGGCCCTCGGCATCCTGGTGCTCGGCGAGCGGATCTCGTGGAACGAGCCGGTCGGCGCGGCGGTGGTGTTCCTCGGGATCCTGCTCGTGCAGCAGCGGTTGCGCCTGCGGCGCGGCACCGGGGTCTGA
- a CDS encoding YceI family protein, protein MTDATTLDIPGYKAGTWVLDPSHSEVTFTVRHMMISKVRGTFGMKSATLVAPENPLEATVEASVDVTSVDTKDEGRDQHLRSAEFFDVETYPTMDFRSTGVRVEDGDFLVDGELTIRGVSKPATFSIDFGGFGTDPWGNYKAGATAKTVINREDYGLTWNAALETGGVLVGKDVTIELDLQFALQA, encoded by the coding sequence ATGACCGACGCAACGACTCTCGACATCCCCGGTTACAAGGCGGGCACCTGGGTGCTGGACCCCTCGCACAGCGAGGTGACCTTCACCGTCCGCCACATGATGATCTCCAAGGTGCGCGGCACCTTCGGCATGAAGAGCGCCACGCTCGTCGCCCCCGAGAACCCGCTCGAGGCCACCGTCGAGGCCTCCGTCGACGTCACCTCGGTCGACACCAAGGACGAGGGTCGCGACCAGCACCTGCGCTCGGCCGAGTTCTTCGACGTCGAGACCTACCCCACGATGGACTTCCGCTCCACCGGCGTCCGCGTCGAGGACGGCGACTTCCTCGTCGACGGCGAGCTCACCATCCGCGGCGTCAGCAAGCCCGCCACCTTCTCGATCGACTTCGGCGGCTTCGGCACCGACCCGTGGGGCAACTACAAGGCCGGCGCGACCGCCAAGACGGTCATCAACCGCGAGGACTACGGCCTCACCTGGAACGCCGCGCTCGAGACCGGCGGCGTCCTCGTCGGCAAGGACGTCACCATCGAGCTCGACCTGCAGTTCGCGCTCCAGGCGTGA
- a CDS encoding FKBP-type peptidyl-prolyl cis-trans isomerase, whose product MTDRTKPEFDAPSGPAPSDLVIRDIIVGDGDEAKPGDTVTVHYAGVEYESGEEFDSSWGRGESIQFPLRGLIQGWQDGIPGMKVGGRRELVIPPHLAYGPAGGHFLGGKTLIFIIDLLKVG is encoded by the coding sequence ATGACTGATCGCACCAAGCCGGAGTTCGACGCTCCCAGCGGCCCCGCCCCCTCCGACCTCGTCATCCGCGACATCATCGTCGGCGACGGCGACGAGGCCAAGCCCGGCGACACCGTCACGGTGCACTACGCCGGTGTCGAGTACGAGTCCGGCGAGGAGTTCGACTCGTCGTGGGGACGCGGCGAGAGCATCCAGTTCCCGCTGCGCGGCCTCATCCAGGGCTGGCAGGACGGCATCCCGGGCATGAAGGTCGGCGGACGCCGCGAGCTCGTGATCCCGCCGCACCTCGCGTACGGCCCCGCCGGCGGCCACTTCCTCGGCGGAAAGACGCTCATCTTCATCATCGACCTGCTCAAGGTCGGCTGA
- a CDS encoding molybdopterin-dependent oxidoreductase, producing MEELRKRPPSWPHIAAHTDLLLCFGGMRLSNTSVIPGGHDRQVVGGLSRAAARTTRIVTVSAQRDDIGADLDAEWLGIAPGTDTALLLALTHTLVAEGLADDAFLVSHTHGADRVRAYLRGDTDGVAKTAEWAADRTGVPAATIRDLARSAAAGRTLVNVTYSLQRAEHGEQAVFAALTFAAFLGQIGLPGGGFSHGYGSMGDHGIGVEQVKLPTFPQGRNPVSDFIPCARISDLLLHPDEDLPYDGATLRLPDIRLVYWAGGNPFHHHQDLRRLRRGLARIDTLVVNEFHWTPTARHADIVLPAATPLERDDLAAGPGDSRLRAMPRAVPPLGDAREEFWIYDRLADRLGTDYAEGLDSRGWLERIYETWRRTNVDAPPFEDFWRDGGTPLPQRPYRDGAFSAFRADPAAHPLGTPSGLIELFSPTLDGFGLSDTAGHALWIEPPVEADSPYDVQLLCNQPSHRLHSQLDMTAPSRSTKVAGREPVRLHPTDAAARGLRDGDVAIVRSPQGSLLAGVVVTEALLPGVAQMHTGSWYDPSAPHIADCVNGNVNVLTKDVGTSQLTQASSGARVRVSIERYDGPLPPVRAYDPPRFASAAS from the coding sequence ATGGAGGAGCTGCGCAAGCGCCCGCCGTCCTGGCCCCACATCGCCGCGCACACCGACCTGCTGCTGTGCTTCGGGGGGATGCGCCTGTCGAACACCTCGGTGATCCCCGGCGGCCACGATCGCCAGGTCGTCGGCGGGCTCTCCCGCGCGGCCGCCCGCACCACCCGCATCGTGACGGTCTCCGCGCAGCGCGACGACATCGGGGCCGACCTGGATGCCGAGTGGCTCGGGATCGCGCCCGGTACCGACACCGCCCTCCTGCTCGCCCTCACGCACACGCTCGTCGCCGAGGGTCTCGCGGACGACGCGTTCCTCGTTTCGCACACGCACGGAGCCGATCGGGTACGCGCCTACCTGCGCGGCGACACCGACGGCGTGGCCAAGACGGCGGAATGGGCCGCTGACCGCACCGGCGTGCCCGCGGCGACCATCCGCGACCTCGCACGGAGCGCCGCGGCAGGGCGCACCCTCGTCAACGTGACGTACTCGCTTCAACGCGCCGAGCACGGCGAGCAGGCGGTGTTCGCCGCCCTGACGTTCGCCGCCTTCCTCGGCCAGATCGGGCTGCCCGGCGGGGGGTTCTCCCACGGGTACGGATCCATGGGCGACCACGGGATCGGCGTCGAGCAGGTCAAGCTGCCGACGTTCCCGCAGGGGCGTAATCCCGTCAGCGACTTCATCCCCTGCGCCCGCATCAGCGATCTGCTCCTGCACCCCGACGAGGATCTCCCCTACGACGGCGCAACGCTGCGGCTGCCCGACATCCGCCTCGTCTACTGGGCCGGGGGCAACCCGTTCCATCACCATCAGGACCTCCGGCGTCTGCGCCGCGGGCTGGCGCGCATCGACACCCTCGTGGTCAACGAGTTCCACTGGACGCCTACCGCCCGTCACGCCGACATCGTCCTGCCCGCTGCCACGCCCCTCGAGCGCGATGACCTCGCCGCAGGTCCCGGCGACTCCCGCCTGCGCGCGATGCCCCGCGCCGTGCCGCCCCTGGGCGACGCGCGCGAGGAGTTCTGGATCTACGACCGCCTCGCGGATCGTCTGGGCACGGACTACGCCGAGGGCCTGGACTCCCGCGGCTGGCTCGAGCGCATCTACGAGACGTGGCGGCGCACGAACGTCGACGCGCCGCCGTTCGAGGATTTCTGGCGCGACGGCGGGACGCCACTGCCGCAGCGGCCGTACCGGGACGGCGCGTTCTCCGCCTTCCGCGCCGACCCCGCGGCGCACCCCCTTGGCACGCCGAGCGGCCTGATCGAGCTGTTCTCCCCCACGTTGGACGGCTTCGGGCTGTCGGACACCGCGGGGCACGCGCTGTGGATCGAGCCGCCGGTCGAAGCCGACTCCCCCTACGACGTCCAGCTGCTGTGCAACCAGCCCTCGCACCGGCTGCACAGCCAGCTGGATATGACGGCGCCGAGCCGGTCCACGAAGGTGGCGGGTCGCGAGCCGGTCCGCCTGCACCCCACGGATGCCGCGGCTCGCGGCCTCAGAGATGGCGACGTCGCGATCGTCCGAAGTCCGCAGGGCAGCCTCCTGGCCGGTGTCGTCGTCACCGAGGCCCTCCTCCCGGGCGTCGCGCAGATGCACACCGGCTCCTGGTACGACCCGAGCGCGCCGCACATCGCCGACTGCGTGAACGGCAACGTCAACGTCCTCACGAAGGACGTCGGCACGTCGCAGCTCACGCAGGCCTCCAGCGGGGCGCGGGTGCGGGTCTCGATCGAGCGGTACGACGGTCCGCTTCCGCCGGTCCGGGCGTACGACCCGCCCCGCTTCGCCTCCGCCGCGAGCTGA
- a CDS encoding PrsW family intramembrane metalloprotease — translation MSFPSPLAQPGSAAPAPISPAPRAPVSAAPPRRRGGGVALWVVAVLLVPVLALLVRYFTGALGTAASFFGLVLAVIPFVIVWFAVRYIDRWEPEPRRLLVFAVAWGAVAAVAIALGVDLVITLLVGRPPEAFSAVVQAPIVEELAKGLGVLLIFVFARRAFDGPVDGIVYGALIGAGFALTENVQYFAVSYLEGGPQQVATTFFLRAVLSPFAHVMFTSLTGFAFGLAARRGLGAGGALAYGIPGIIAAIVLHALWNGSATFANFFEVYATLQVPLFLAFIAGILLLRREESRLTRARLGEYAAAGWFTPQEVDMLATGPGRRSALAWARTLPGDRTAVMRGFIADATALAAARQRSLSGREPQAAATERYLLERTTAARAALLAR, via the coding sequence ATGAGCTTCCCCTCGCCGCTCGCGCAGCCCGGATCGGCCGCGCCGGCGCCCATCTCGCCGGCCCCGCGAGCGCCCGTCTCCGCCGCGCCGCCGCGTCGCCGCGGCGGAGGTGTCGCCCTGTGGGTCGTGGCCGTGCTGCTGGTGCCGGTGCTGGCCCTGCTCGTGCGCTACTTCACCGGGGCGCTCGGCACGGCCGCGTCGTTCTTCGGGCTCGTGCTGGCCGTCATCCCGTTCGTCATCGTGTGGTTCGCGGTGCGCTACATCGACCGCTGGGAGCCCGAACCGCGGCGCCTGCTCGTGTTCGCGGTGGCGTGGGGCGCGGTGGCGGCGGTCGCGATCGCTCTCGGGGTCGATCTCGTGATCACGCTGCTTGTGGGGCGTCCGCCCGAGGCGTTCAGCGCCGTCGTGCAGGCTCCGATCGTCGAGGAGCTGGCCAAGGGCCTCGGCGTCCTGCTCATCTTCGTCTTCGCCCGCCGAGCGTTCGACGGTCCGGTCGACGGCATCGTCTACGGGGCGCTCATCGGCGCCGGTTTCGCACTGACCGAGAACGTGCAGTATTTCGCCGTCAGCTACCTCGAGGGCGGGCCGCAGCAGGTGGCGACGACGTTCTTCCTGCGCGCGGTGCTGTCGCCCTTCGCGCACGTCATGTTCACCAGCTTGACCGGCTTCGCGTTCGGTCTCGCCGCCCGGCGCGGCCTCGGCGCGGGCGGGGCACTGGCATACGGCATCCCGGGCATCATCGCGGCCATCGTGCTGCACGCCCTGTGGAACGGCTCGGCGACGTTCGCGAACTTCTTCGAGGTATACGCCACACTGCAGGTGCCCCTGTTCCTGGCGTTCATCGCCGGCATCCTGCTGCTGCGGCGCGAGGAATCCCGCCTCACCCGCGCCCGCCTGGGCGAGTACGCCGCCGCCGGGTGGTTCACCCCGCAAGAGGTCGACATGCTGGCCACCGGTCCCGGTCGTCGATCGGCTCTGGCGTGGGCGCGCACGCTCCCCGGCGATCGCACCGCGGTGATGCGCGGGTTCATCGCCGATGCCACGGCGCTCGCCGCCGCACGCCAGCGCTCGCTCTCGGGGCGCGAACCCCAGGCCGCGGCCACCGAGCGCTATCTGCTCGAGCGTACGACGGCCGCGCGTGCGGCTCTGCTCGCGCGGTGA